The stretch of DNA ATCAGGCATTCGACCGTCTCGGCGGCGGCGAACGTGCCGTACGACTGCTTCTTCAGGATGTCGTAGCCACCGGAGCACACCGTGAAGTATTCGCACGCGTCCTCACACGAGCGCCGGCTCACCGCGAAATCACGCATGATCCGGTGCAGCTTGGGCGAGTGGGCCATGTCCTCCAGAGACGTGGCGAAAATGTTGCCGAGGGACAACCCTTTCCCGTCACCGTATTCGTCGCGCAAGGTGTCGATCGAGAGCCCAGCGTAGAAGGTGGTCACGTTCCCGGATGCATCGAGACTGAGCGACTTCAGGGGCGCAGTGGTCTCGGCAAAGAAGATCGGAGCGCCCGGACGGTTCGAGGCGAGTATTCGATGGGTGGCGTGGCTGAAATTGACGATCTCGAACTCGTGGCCGGCATCGCGCGCCGCGTGAGTCAGCTCCAAGAGACGCCGATAGAACGAGTAGTAGGCGGGCCGGTCATCGGCCGAATAGGCCAGGTCCGGATCCGACGAGCGGGCATCGGCGACGATGTTGAAATGAAATCCGGAAAGGTGCGCCCGTCGCTCGAAGAAGAACCGGTAGAACGCCTCGGGTCGCCGCAGGGTCTTTCGGGTGACGACGGCGATCATCTTGTATTTGATGCCGGCCGCATGGAGGAGATCCATCCCGCGAACCGTACGAGCATGGGTGGCTCGCCCCGTCCAATTCAGACGGTACGAGTCGTGCAAGTCACTCGGTCCATCGCAGCTGACACCCAGATCGAGGTGATCTCGATGACGCGCGAAGAAGCCACACCACGCATCGTCGATCAGCACCGCGTTCGTCTGGATGGCGAACTGCACGACCACGTTGCCCGAGCGTTGGATATCCCGGAGTCTCAGAATGCGCTCGATCGCATCGTCGTAGTAAGAGGGCGGGAGGGTCAGCGGCTCGCCCGAATGCCACACGACCGTGAGCTCCGGGCCCACACGGCCGCTCTCGAACAGCTGCGCGAAAAATCTGTCGATGAGGCCCGGTGCCATCACCGCCCGGGTTCGCCGGCTGTCCGGAGTCAGATCACAGTAAGTGCAGTTGAGATTGCAGAATGACGTCCCCTGCAGGACAACGAGTTCAACCGGACTGAGCGTGTTCGCCATGAAGGCAGTGTTCACCGGTCGCCTGGGGAGAGTTGGGTGATTCACCCTATTGAGAGATACAACCCGATCAGAGGGGAAGGGACGGCTCGGACGACTTCCGGATCTTTGCCTTCGCCTGGAGGACCGGGGTAACACCTCGACCTCGTAAGCACTCGTGTCCAACGCGGCTCCGTCGCCGCCGCCGTCCTCCCCTCGCCGGGGACTATCTCACTTTCGCATCATGGGTCCCCAACTCATGGGCAGCTTGGGGTCGGCCGCGGTCGAAGATTTCGCCGGTCCATAGCTCGTCAGAACGCCGGCCTCCAGCGCCGCCTTCGCATGGCCGATCTTGTCCATTGTCGAACCGTTGTGGGTGGGCATCAATCTTCCTCCTCTCGTGAGAATTGCAGGAAAGCATCGGATCCCTCTCGCCAACATTCCGGGAGGGTGGCGGGAGGTTATCATGACGACCCCACCCTGACAAGCGACCCGGCTCGATGCCGAGCTCCGGCTCAAGTCGACGCGGATTCGACCGATTGACCGGGCGCGGCCCTCGTAGAGAATAGCAGCCCGGAGGGCTTCGTGGACCGACTCGACGGCAAGGTGGTCGTGGTCACGGGCGCCAGCCGCGGCATCGACGCCGACCGGGCGCGGCTCTTCGCGGCGGAGGCGACCACGTGGTCTGCGCGGCCCGCAAGACCGCCCGCGCGCTCGGCCTCGCCATCCCGCCCGGGCTCCTCGCGCGGGCCTCATCAACTGGCTCTTCAAGACCTACTGGGCCTACCGTCGCGAGTTCCCGATGCTGCTCGCCCAGCCGGCTCACGCCCACCTCCGGATCGTCCGCCTGCGCCGGCCGCGCGAGGCTTGAAGTGTGGCTCGTCGGCCTCTCGTCCGGCTGACTTGACGACGGCGCCCCCCCGGCGCAAGATGCGCGGGCGGAGGACGGGCCCATGCACTTCGGGATCTTCCTGGAAGAGCGGCGCCGCGGCGTCAGCGAGAGCGCCACCCTGCGCGAGACGATCGAGCTGGCCGACGCGGCGGAGGCCGGCGGGCTCGACGGCGTCTGGCTCGGCGAGATCCACTTCAACGGCAACCGCTCGATCCAGTCCGCGCCGCTGGCCCTGGCCAGCTTCATGGCCGCCCGCACGCGCCGCGTGCGCGTGGGCATCGCGGTGCAGGTGCTGCCGCTCGGCAATCCGCTGCGCATCGCCGAGGAAGCGGCCACCGTCGATCAGCTGAGCGAGGGCCGGCTCGACTTCGGAGTGGGCCGCAGCGGCTCGGCCCGCACCTACGATCTGCTCGGCGTGCCCTACGGCGAGAGCCAGGCGCGCTTCCTCGAGTCGCTCGAGATCCTCCGCCTGGCCTGGGCCGGCAAGCCGTTCAGCTACGACGGCGCGTTCTACCGCGTCCGCAACGTGACGGTCTCGCCGACCCCGTACCAGATCCCGCATCCGCCGATGCGCATGGCCGCCAACTCGCCCGAGACCTTCCCCCAGGTCGCGCGCCTCGGCCTGCCGCTGTTCATCGGCCTGCGCGATCTCGACATCCCGTTGCTGCGCGGGCACCTCAAGGCGTACCGCGACGCGTGGCGGGAATCGGGACAGG from Candidatus Methylomirabilota bacterium encodes:
- a CDS encoding radical SAM protein, coding for MANTLSPVELVVLQGTSFCNLNCTYCDLTPDSRRTRAVMAPGLIDRFFAQLFESGRVGPELTVVWHSGEPLTLPPSYYDDAIERILRLRDIQRSGNVVVQFAIQTNAVLIDDAWCGFFARHRDHLDLGVSCDGPSDLHDSYRLNWTGRATHARTVRGMDLLHAAGIKYKMIAVVTRKTLRRPEAFYRFFFERRAHLSGFHFNIVADARSSDPDLAYSADDRPAYYSFYRRLLELTHAARDAGHEFEIVNFSHATHRILASNRPGAPIFFAETTAPLKSLSLDASGNVTTFYAGLSIDTLRDEYGDGKGLSLGNIFATSLEDMAHSPKLHRIMRDFAVSRRSCEDACEYFTVCSGGYDILKKQSYGTFAAAETVECLIHVKTLTDAILDDIGDYSARHSIRRAEHREAP
- a CDS encoding LLM class flavin-dependent oxidoreductase, with amino-acid sequence MHFGIFLEERRRGVSESATLRETIELADAAEAGGLDGVWLGEIHFNGNRSIQSAPLALASFMAARTRRVRVGIAVQVLPLGNPLRIAEEAATVDQLSEGRLDFGVGRSGSARTYDLLGVPYGESQARFLESLEILRLAWAGKPFSYDGAFYRVRNVTVSPTPYQIPHPPMRMAANSPETFPQVARLGLPLFIGLRDLDIPLLRGHLKAYRDAWRESGQAGEPNVYLRIPVYAAPTETAAREEPREAMTYFFQRHIELIRSGLGRGDTGPGDRRQAMAERIAAMPYDELLKTRVAFGTAASLRERLGEIAEDLGLDGIVAELNPSGLLSLDQMKRTLAILIREVIPTFR